The sequence ATACCGCCGGAAAGCTTTCCGGCAAAACGGCCGGTAAAAGGCGCAAGCCCCATCATGTCCAGCAGTTTCCCGAACCTTTCAGGCCTTTTTTCCTGCGGAACGCCGTGGAGGTCTGCATAAAGATCGAGATTTTCCTGCACTGTCAGATCTTCATAAAGACCGAACTTCTGCGGCATGTAGGAAATGCGGCTCTGGATTTCTTCTGCATCCTTCACACTGTCCATGCCAAGAACGGTAAGACTGCCGGATGTGGAATTCATAAGGCCTGCAATCAGTCGCATCAGCGTCGTTTTCCCCGCGCCATCCGGCCCGATCACTGCCGTGAGCTCGCCTTTTTTGACAGAAAGAGAGAGTCCGTTCAGCGCCGTCAGCGGTTTCTTTCCCTTGATGGAAAAGACCTTATTCAGTTTCTCTGCGCGGATCACATCTTCTTCCACACCCATCATCCTTTACAATTTGATTTTCACGGTCGCAGGCATGCCCATGCGGAGGACATTGTCCTTGTCGTCAACATAGACGCGGACTTCATAAAGAAGAGCGGTACGAAGCTCATTCGTCTGCACGCTCTTTGGCGTGAATTCTGCTGTCGAGGAAATATATCCGATCGTGCCTTTGACCGGCTTGTCCGGATAGCTGTCGATATAGACGTCAGCGGCCTCTCCTTCATGGATCTTTCCAAGATCCGGTTCAGCCACATAGACACGGACCCATTTTTTCGTATCAAGGGAAATGCGGAAAACCGGTCTCTGCGGGGAGGCCATATCTCCGACTTCAAGAAGTCTTGAACGGATGACACCGTCCTGCGGCGCAACGAGTTCTGACTGGGACAGTGTATATTCCTGCCCGGCAAGGGTATCCTCAAGCCCCTTGAGCTGTGCTTCGGCGGCGGCTACATCTTCTGCGCGAGGGCCTGCCTTGGCAAGGTTGTTTGCCTGTTCGGCTTCTGTCAGTTTGGACGAAGCGACATCAAGCTTTGCCTTTGCATCATCAATGGCCTGTTTGCTGATGGCTTTTCCGCCGGAAGTATTGTAGGAATCCATCTTCCTGTTGTAGTCGGCGATCAGGAAATCCTTCTCTGCCTTTGCCGCATTGACCTTGGCAGCCGCCTGCGCCAGATCTTCCGGGCGCGTGCCGTTGTGCATCTTATCTACGACAGCCTGCTGGGCAGCGATCTGGGATTTCGTCACGTCGATCCTGTAATTCAGATCCTGCGTATCAAGCTTGGCAAGGACCTGCCCCTTCTTCACGGTATCCCCTTCATCGACGAGGATTTCCGTGATGCGGTCGCTGTTCCTGAACGCAAGGGAAACTTCCCTCAAATCGACATTGCCGTTCAGTTCAAGCTGACTGGCAGCAAGCTCGGCCTGCTTTTTTCATGATATTCGTAAAAAGAGAAAATGAGGAGAACGGCAAGAATGATGGCGCCGATTCCAAATTCCCTCTTATGGTTCTGGATGGTTTCCATCATTTCCCTTCACCTCCTGCATTTTCCTCGTTCTGATCATTTTTTGCACCTTTTATTGTTTCCTCATCCAGAGGCTTCCAACCGCCTCCGAGCGCTTTGAACAGGGAAACAAGGTCTGTCATCTGTTTTCCCTTTGCCACAGCGCAGGACTGGTTCAGGGAAAGATAGTGACGCTCGGCATCGAGCACACCCATGTAATCGGAAAGGCCGTGCTGGTACTGATTTTCTGCTAGGTCCAAAGCTTCCTTCGCCTTGTCCCTCCCCGTTTCCAGGGAATCCTGTCTGATCTTATCCTGGCTGACCGATGTCATCGCCGTGCGGACTTCTCCGGCTGCCTTCAGCACCGTATTCTCGTACTTTGCCTTTGCTTCTTTTTCCTTCTCGGACTGCACGTTCACATTTCTCCTGAGCGCCCCGCCATTGAAGAGCGGGAATGTGACCTGCGGCATGATGCCAAAAGCACGGCTTCCTGCCGAGAACAGTCCTCCTGTGCCAAGCGTTGCAAGTCCCAGCACGCCCAGGATGGAAATTTTCGGCTTCATCTCAGCCTTTGCCTCATCCGTCTTGGCAATCTGCGCGGCCCATGCGCTTTCAGCGGCATAGACATCAGGCCGCTGCCTCAGCACGTCGGCAGGGATCGCATTATACAGCGTCGGATCGATGTCAGGAAGCGGCTTTGGCGTCATGAGCATGGTGTCAAGCGCCCCCGGCGTCGTTCCTGTAAGGATGGCAATCTTTGACATAGTGCCTGCAATGGACGACTTGAGCTCAGGGATCTGGGATTCCGTTTCCTTCAGCGTATATGTCAGCTGGTCGACTGGCACGGAGGAAACAAGACCGCTTTCCTGATTCACCTGCATAAGTGACAGATTCTCCTTCATGTTATCAATGGATTTTTCTGTCACATCCAGTTCTGCCTGAAGCGTCCTCAGCGTGATATAGTTCATGGCTACTTCTGCAGAAAGGGATACCCATGTGGAATAGAGCATGCCTCTCTGCGCTTCAAGCGCTCCCCTTGCTTCCCGGACCTTGGCGCTCTTCTTTCCGAAAAGATCGAGTTCCCAGGACGCATCAAGACCGGCATACGTCGCGCTGTTGCTTCCTTCTATGCCAAGCGGCATATTCTGAAGCTGGGCAGGAAGGATGCCGCGCGTGATATCATCCGGCATTTCTCCGCGGACCCATCCGCCGTCAGCATTCACCCATGGAAGCTTCTCTGCCTTCGTGATGCCTGCCTGCTCCCTTGCCTGCAGGAGCCTTGAGCGGGCCTCTTCCATGTCACGGCTCCCGGCAAGTGCCTTTCCGATCAGCTCATTTAACGTATCGTCATGAAATACAGTCCACCAGGAGGAAAGTGTTTCCGCAGAAAGGGATGCATCCGGATTTCCTGTAAAATATGGATTTTCATACTGGGACGCTGCATTGGTCCACAATGGCATGGCCGCTTTTTCCCCTGCAGCCGCCTCCTTGGCCGAGACTCCTGCTCCGCAGCAGAGGAGAGAACACAGGATAAAGCCCCATACCGCTCTTTTTCTCTGATTCATAACTACCTCCCGGATTTATGAAGGCACAGCTTTATCAGCATTGCTTGAATTTAAACTCTTTGCTTATAGTATAACAGAAAAATAACAAGCTGCTCTTAGGAAATTCAACCGCCAGTCATTTCACGCATAAAAAAAGACGATGCAGAAAATCATTCCTGCATCCCCTTTTCTTCATAGCTCAGGCTTATTCTTTTTTGAGTACCTTCACGATTTCTCCCACGAAAACACTGTGGTTGTTGCCGGCCTGTCTTCCTTCATTCCAGCGCTGGTACGTTTCCTTATCCGTGTAGAATTCAGAGGTCATTTCATGCGAGTAAATCTTCTTGCATACAAGGATGAGATCGGCTTCTTCTACACCGGCAGCTTCGTCACCGATGAAGTATGGTGTGAGGCCGCTTCCTTCGAATTTGTCTCCGTCGCGTCCGGAATGGGATCCCATGTAGCTTTCCTTCGGCTTGTAGGAAACCGGAAGGAAGGAAAGTGTGTAATAGTCCTGGCTGTCCAGGATCGTCTTGGTGAAGCGGCTCTGACGGATATAGATCGTTGCAGTCGGTTTTCTCCACATAACGCCGAAGGCACCCCAGGTGACAACCATCGGATTGCATTTTTCCTTATTGACTGCTGTAACGATACAGTACTTCGCCAGATCGGCAAACGCATTGAGTCCGCATTCTTCTACGGGTATTTCTTTGAAAGACATCGCATATTCTCCTTTATGAAATAATAGGAATATTAAAAAATGATGTGATTACTCTTATATTATACCATATAAATCGGTTAATTTCGAAATAGAAAATCACAACTCTTCATTCAAACTGCGGACAAGTTCTTCTGCTTCAGAAAGCCGGCAGGAGAAGGAGCCCTGCACCATTTCGCTCCTTCCGCCGCCTCTTCCATGAAGCGATTTGTTCCATTCCCTGATGAGAGGACGGAGATCTTCCTTTGTGCTGCCAATGACATAGTTCAGGGAGTCCTGATCCTTCTTTGAAAGGACGAAGTAGATGTCATCCTTCCCTGTTTCCATCAAATATTCACAGAATTTGTGGATTTCCCCGGCGTTCAGCTCTTCTTCGTACAAAAGGACGGCACGCTTCCCCTCTGCGAGTACGCCCGCTTTAAGAGCGAAATAGCGGCGGTTGGCATCAGCAAGCCTTGCCATGAGTTCTGCCTTCTCTTCAGCCTGTTTTTCGACAGCTTCCTTTGTTTCAAAAGGCTTGACGGAGAAACGGACGGCAATGTCCTCATTGAGGTCGTAAATCTTATCCATCATTTCCATGGCTCTTCTTCCGCAGACAAGCTCGATGCGGACGCCGCCTTTATGTCTGGCAAGGGAGAGGACTTTGACGATGCCTACCTCCCCTGCGCGTGATACATGCGTGCCGCAGCAGGCGCAGGTGTCGCCTTCAGGAAATTCCACGATGCGGACAGTACCGTCAAGCTCGATCTTGCTTCTGTAATCCATGGAGGAAAGCTCTTCCTTTGACGGGAACGAAATCTTCGTCTCTGCATCCTTCCAGATGACTTCATTGGCTTTTCTTTCGATTTCCAGTGCATCCTGCCATGTCATCATGCCATTGAAATCGACCGTCACGATATCATGGAGATGGAATCCCACATTGTCATAGCCGAATTTCTTATGGACAAGTCCGGAAAAGATATGCTCGCCGGAATGGTTCTGCATATGGTCGAAGCGGCGGATCCAGTCTATCACACCATGGACCTTTGTACCTTCTGCTAAAGGCTTGTCAGTATAATGGATGATCACGCCGTCTTTCTTCCGGACGGATGTGACTTTGGCATCATTCAGTGTGCCGGTATCCCATGGCTGTCCGCCGCCTTCAGGATAAAATGCCGTATCATCAAGGACGACTTCGAAGCCGTTTTTCCCTTCCTGGCAGGATGTGACGACTGCGTCAAATTCCTTCAGATAGGCATCTTTATAAAAGAGTTCATTCATCTCCATCTTTGTTCTCCTTGTATGTGGTAAAAAGAAAAGACGGCAGCGCGGGCTGCCGTCTTTGGCTTTGAAGTATCTTCCGGATCAGAGGGAATAGAGAGGATTTTCTCCATCACCCGGTACTGGCGGAAGCGGGGAGTCTTCACTCGCTGGAGCCGGCTGTTCATCCGGAGAATAAATGGAATGATACTTGAAGAGGTTTTCAACCTGATGATGATTGATGGTTTCGACTTCCATCAGAGCCTTTGCCATAGCATGGAGGACTTCAATGTTGTCGGTCAGCATCTGCATCGTATCATTTAAAGCTTCGTTCAGGTACTTATGCATTTCCTCGTCAATGATCGTTGCTACAGTTTCACCGTAGTTTCTTTCAGAACCAAGCTGCTTGCCGAGGAAGATCTGTTCCTGATGTTCACCGAAAATCATCGGTCCGAGGCGGTCGCTCATGCCCCATTCCATGATCATCTTGCGAAGAATGCCGGTGACCTGCTGAAGGTCTCCGGAAGCACCGCTGGAGATTTCATCAAAAATAATCTTTTCAGCGCAGCGGCCGCCAAGAGCTACGCGCAGCTGTGCGAGGAGGTGGGATTTTGTAATGAAGGATCTTTCTTCATGCGGAAGCATCATGGTGTAGCCGCCAGCCTGTCCGCGCGGGATGATGGTGACTTTGTGTACCGGATCAGCATCCGGAAGAAGGGTAGCCATGATGGCATGGCCGGATTCATGGTAAGCGGTGAGCTTTCTTTCTTCATCGCTGACCTTGTGGCTCTTTCTTTCAGGACCGTAGCTGACTTTTTCACTGGCTTCTTCAAGATCGGCCATGGAAATGGTCTTGCGGTTCTGACGGGCAGCCAGAAGTGCAGCTTCATTCAGAAGGTTGGCAATATCTGCGCCTGTAAAGCCCGGAATCTTCTTGGCGATCGTATTAAGATCGACATCAGCTTCCAACGGCTTGTTTCTTGCATGGACACGGAGGATTGCCAGACGTCCGCGAAGGTCAGGACGGCCTACGACGACGCGGCGGTCAAAACGGCCCGGACGCAGGAGCGCCGGATCAAGAATATCCGGACGGTTCGTAGCGGCAATCGTGATGATGCCTTCATTGGAACCGAAACCATCCATTTCGACGAGCAGCTGGTTCAGCGTCTGTTCGCGTTCATCATGTCCGCCGCCCAGTCCGCTTCCGCGCTGACGGCCGACGGCATCGATTTCATCGATGAATACGATACATGGTGCATTCTTCTTAGCCTGCGCAAAGAGATCGCGTACGCGGGATGCGCCGACGCCGACGAACATTTCTACGAAATCGGAACCGGAGATGGAGAAGAACGGAACGCGCGCCTCTCCTGCGACAGCTCTGGCAAGAAGGGTCTTGCCTGTACCTGGAGGTCCAACGAGAAGAACGCCCTTCGGAATCTTAGCGCCGATAGCCGTATAACGTCCCGGATTTTTCAGGAAATCGACGACTTCGGAAAGTTCTTCCTTCGCTTCGTCTTCACCTGCGACATCATCAAAGTTGACATGGACCTGGCCTTCGCCGGTCATCTTCGCTCTGGACTTGCCAAAGCTCATGACGCGTCCGCCGCCGCCCTGTGTCTGGTTCATGATCCAGAACCATACGATGACAAGGATGACGATCGGAAGGAGTGAAGACAAGAGGCTCATCCACCAGGACGGCTGTTCCGGCGGCTTAGCCGTGATCGTTACGTTATTATCCGTCAGTTTGGGCAGGAGCGTC is a genomic window of Veillonellaceae bacterium containing:
- a CDS encoding efflux transporter outer membrane subunit, coding for MNQRKRAVWGFILCSLLCCGAGVSAKEAAAGEKAAMPLWTNAASQYENPYFTGNPDASLSAETLSSWWTVFHDDTLNELIGKALAGSRDMEEARSRLLQAREQAGITKAEKLPWVNADGGWVRGEMPDDITRGILPAQLQNMPLGIEGSNSATYAGLDASWELDLFGKKSAKVREARGALEAQRGMLYSTWVSLSAEVAMNYITLRTLQAELDVTEKSIDNMKENLSLMQVNQESGLVSSVPVDQLTYTLKETESQIPELKSSIAGTMSKIAILTGTTPGALDTMLMTPKPLPDIDPTLYNAIPADVLRQRPDVYAAESAWAAQIAKTDEAKAEMKPKISILGVLGLATLGTGGLFSAGSRAFGIMPQVTFPLFNGGALRRNVNVQSEKEKEAKAKYENTVLKAAGEVRTAMTSVSQDKIRQDSLETGRDKAKEALDLAENQYQHGLSDYMGVLDAERHYLSLNQSCAVAKGKQMTDLVSLFKALGGGWKPLDEETIKGAKNDQNEENAGGEGK
- a CDS encoding flavin reductase — protein: MSFKEIPVEECGLNAFADLAKYCIVTAVNKEKCNPMVVTWGAFGVMWRKPTATIYIRQSRFTKTILDSQDYYTLSFLPVSYKPKESYMGSHSGRDGDKFEGSGLTPYFIGDEAAGVEEADLILVCKKIYSHEMTSEFYTDKETYQRWNEGRQAGNNHSVFVGEIVKVLKKE
- a CDS encoding alanine--tRNA ligase-related protein, with the translated sequence MEMNELFYKDAYLKEFDAVVTSCQEGKNGFEVVLDDTAFYPEGGGQPWDTGTLNDAKVTSVRKKDGVIIHYTDKPLAEGTKVHGVIDWIRRFDHMQNHSGEHIFSGLVHKKFGYDNVGFHLHDIVTVDFNGMMTWQDALEIERKANEVIWKDAETKISFPSKEELSSMDYRSKIELDGTVRIVEFPEGDTCACCGTHVSRAGEVGIVKVLSLARHKGGVRIELVCGRRAMEMMDKIYDLNEDIAVRFSVKPFETKEAVEKQAEEKAELMARLADANRRYFALKAGVLAEGKRAVLLYEEELNAGEIHKFCEYLMETGKDDIYFVLSKKDQDSLNYVIGSTKEDLRPLIREWNKSLHGRGGGRSEMVQGSFSCRLSEAEELVRSLNEEL
- the ftsH gene encoding ATP-dependent zinc metalloprotease FtsH, encoding MNKFLKNVALYVLLIVIAVSIFNTFVHPQEKHSEITYSDFISQVDKKNVSSVTMVDQSISGKLKDGTEFATYAPAHDTTLLPKLTDNNVTITAKPPEQPSWWMSLLSSLLPIVILVIVWFWIMNQTQGGGGRVMSFGKSRAKMTGEGQVHVNFDDVAGEDEAKEELSEVVDFLKNPGRYTAIGAKIPKGVLLVGPPGTGKTLLARAVAGEARVPFFSISGSDFVEMFVGVGASRVRDLFAQAKKNAPCIVFIDEIDAVGRQRGSGLGGGHDEREQTLNQLLVEMDGFGSNEGIITIAATNRPDILDPALLRPGRFDRRVVVGRPDLRGRLAILRVHARNKPLEADVDLNTIAKKIPGFTGADIANLLNEAALLAARQNRKTISMADLEEASEKVSYGPERKSHKVSDEERKLTAYHESGHAIMATLLPDADPVHKVTIIPRGQAGGYTMMLPHEERSFITKSHLLAQLRVALGGRCAEKIIFDEISSGASGDLQQVTGILRKMIMEWGMSDRLGPMIFGEHQEQIFLGKQLGSERNYGETVATIIDEEMHKYLNEALNDTMQMLTDNIEVLHAMAKALMEVETINHHQVENLFKYHSIYSPDEQPAPASEDSPLPPVPGDGENPLYSL